One part of the Lepeophtheirus salmonis chromosome 14, UVic_Lsal_1.4, whole genome shotgun sequence genome encodes these proteins:
- the LOC121129375 gene encoding uncharacterized protein, with amino-acid sequence MFFKLASTLCLAFAVAQGAPSAPSSYGAPPPSYGAPPPPPPPQPAYGAPTAPQPTYAAAGQAEPAAPEPTPPYAFNYAVLDAESGNDFSAEEQAEGGIVSGEYKVKLADGKIMTVSYTVEGDSGFVADIVTELPEASTGDGAGSGYGAPAPLAQYLPSYAK; translated from the coding sequence atgtttttcaagcTTGCTTCTACTCTTTGTCTTGCCTTTGCCGTTGCTCAAGGAGCTCCATCTGCTCCTTCCTCATATGGAGCACCCCCACCATCCTACGGAGCACCACCACCACCTCCTCCACCTCAACCTGCTTATGGAGCACCAACTGCTCCTCAACCAACCTATGCTGCTGCTGGACAAGCTGAACCTGCTGCCCCTGAACCAACTCCTCCTTATGCTTTCAACTACGCTGTTCTTGATGCTGAATCCGGAAATGACTTCAGTGCTGAGGAACAAGCTGAAGGTGGAATCGTCTCTGGTGAATACAAGGTCAAGCTTGCTGATGGAAAAATCATGACTGTGTCTTATACCGTTGAAGGAGACAGTGGATTCGTTGCTGATATTGTCACTGAACTTCCTGAAGCCTCTACTGGTGATGGTGCTGGATCGGGTTATGGTGCTCCCGCTCCTTTGGCCCAATATCTTCCCTCTTATGCCAAATAA
- the LOC121129377 gene encoding cuticle protein 19-like gives MFFKLATLCIAFSVAAGAPSAPPSYAPVEPAPPSYGPPPPAAEPIPPYAFNYAVLDTESESDFSAEEESKDGAVSGQYKVLRADGKIMTVTYSVEGESGFVADIVTEDAPVAPAAPAYGAPPAPLPQYLPSYA, from the exons ATGTTTTTCAAACTTGCCACTCTTTGCATTGCTTTTAGCGTAGCTGCTGGAGCTCCTTCTGCTCCACCCTCATATG CACCTGTCGAACCTGCTCCACCCTCATATGGACCACCACCTCCAGCCGCTGAGCCAATTCCTCCTTATGCTTTCAACTATGCTGTTCTTGATACTGAGTCTGAAAGTGACTTCAGTGCTGAAGAAGAATCTAAGGATGGAGCCGTCTCTGGTCAATACAAGGTCTTACGTGCTGATGGTAAAATCATGACTGTGACTTACTCTGTCGAAGGAGAAAGTGGATTTGTTGCTGATATTGTCACTGAAGATGCACCTGTTGCTCCTGCTGCTCCAGCCTATGGTGCTCCACCAGCTCCTCTACCTCAATATCTTCCTTCTTATGCTTAA
- the LOC121129725 gene encoding uncharacterized protein, whose protein sequence is MFFKLATLCIAFSVAAGAPSAPPSYGAPPPPVPVYEAPPSYGAPPPPPPAPVEPAPPSYGPPPPAAEPIPPYAFNYAVLDTESESDFSAEEESKDGAVSGQYKVLRADGKIMTVTYSVEGESGFVADIVTEDAPVAPAAPAYGAPPAPLPQYLPSYA, encoded by the coding sequence ATGTTTTTCAAACTTGCCACTCTTTGCATTGCTTTTAGCGTAGCTGCTGGAGCTCCTTCTGCTCCACCCTCATATGGTGCTCCACCTCCTCCAGTCCCTGTTTATGAGGCCCCACCTAGTTATGGAGCTCCACCACCACCTCCCCCAGCACCTGTCGAACCTGCTCCACCCTCATATGGACCACCACCTCCAGCCGCTGAGCCAATTCCTCCTTATGCTTTCAACTATGCTGTTCTTGATACTGAGTCTGAAAGTGACTTCAGTGCTGAAGAAGAATCTAAGGATGGAGCCGTCTCTGGTCAATACAAGGTCTTACGTGCTGATGGTAAAATCATGACTGTGACTTACTCTGTCGAAGGAGAAAGTGGATTTGTTGCTGATATTGTCACTGAAGATGCACCTGTTGCTCCTGCTGCTCCAGCCTATGGTGCTCCACCAGCTCCTCTACCTCAATATCTTCCTTCTTATGCTTAA
- the LOC121129748 gene encoding uncharacterized protein, translated as MFFKLSTLCIAFSVAAGAPSAPPSYGAPPPPVPVYEAPPSYGAPPPPPPAPVEPAPPSYGPPPPAAEPIPPYAFNYAVLDTESESDFSAEEESKDGAVSGQYKVLRADGKIMTVTYSVEGESGFVADIVTEDAPVAPAAPAYGAPPAPLPQYLPSYA; from the coding sequence atgtttttcaaactttccaCTCTTTGCATTGCTTTTAGCGTAGCTGCTGGAGCTCCTTCTGCTCCACCCTCATATGGTGCTCCACCTCCTCCAGTCCCTGTTTATGAGGCCCCACCTAGTTATGGAGCTCCACCACCACCTCCCCCAGCACCTGTCGAACCTGCTCCACCCTCATATGGACCACCACCTCCAGCCGCTGAGCCAATTCCTCCTTATGCTTTCAACTATGCTGTTCTTGATACTGAGTCTGAAAGTGACTTCAGTGCTGAAGAAGAATCTAAGGATGGAGCCGTCTCTGGTCAATACAAGGTCTTACGTGCTGATGGTAAAATCATGACTGTGACTTACTCTGTCGAAGGAGAAAGTGGATTTGTTGCTGATATTGTCACTGAAGATGCACCTGTTGCTCCTGCTGCTCCAGCCTATGGTGCTCCACCAGCTCCTCTACCTCAATATCTTCCTTCTTATGCTTAA